The following are from one region of the Nicotiana tomentosiformis chromosome 7, ASM39032v3, whole genome shotgun sequence genome:
- the LOC104108408 gene encoding WRKY transcription factor 71-like — MSDNNPFYHDYMGTGGVNNAFPNFFGDQNPSIYDQIPTNTQTLHQDFDPSSYMSTLTECLHGSMDYNSLSNVLGMSCSSSEVVCPPSDQESSRKNSAEIPLTPNSLVSSSSSEAGGEEDSSKSKKDLQANDQCEDGDDKSKKVSKVKKKGEKKQKEPRFAFMTKSEIDNLEDGYRWRKYGQKAVKNSPFPRSYYRCTSQKCSVKKRVERSYEDPSVVITTYEGQHNHHCPATLRGNAAAAMLSPSFLSSSQLIPQDVLFAQMLTNPTNQNQLPINYSVYNYQQQPQLTPEYGLFQDMVASLIHKREP; from the exons ATGTCTGATAATAACCCTTTTTATCATGATTACATGGGAACAGGAGGGGTAAATAATGCATTTCCTAATTTCTTTGGTGATCAAAATCCCTCAATTTATGATCAAATACCTACTAATACACAAACCCTTCATCAAGATTTTGATCCTTCATCTTATATGAGTACTCTCACTGAATGTTTACATGGTTCTATGGACTACAACTCTTTATCAAATGTTCTTGGCATGAGTTGCTCATCTTCTGAAGTTGTTTGTCCACCATCAGATCAAGAATCTTCTAGAAAAAACAGTGCTGAAATTCCATTGACTCCTAATTCTTTGGTCTCTTCATCTTCTAGTGAGGCTGGAGGTGAAGAAGATTCTTCAAAAAGCAAGAAAGATTTGCAAGCAAATGATCAgtgtgaagatggagatgataagTCTAAGAAAGT GAGCAAAGTAAAGAAGAAAGGAGAAAAGAAGCAAAAGGAACCGCGATTTGCCTTTATGACTAAGAGTGAGATTGACAATCTTGAAGATGGCTATCGCTGGAGAAAATATGGACAGAAGGCAGTGAAGAATAGCCCTTTTCCGAG GAGTTATTACAGATGCACAAGTCAAAAGTGCAGTGTGAAGAAACGTGTGGAAAGATCATATGAAGATCCATCAGTCGTGATCACTACATACGAAGGCCAACATAATCATCACTGTCCCGCAACTCTTCGTGGAAATGCAGCTGCAGCTATGCTTTCACCTTCTTTCTTATCCTCTTCGCAATTAATTCCTCAAGATGTACTCTTTGCCCAAATGCTTACAAACCCAACCAATCAAAATCAGCTCCCTATTAATTATTCTGTCTATAATTATCAGCAGCAACCCCAATTAACTCCTGAATATGGCCTATTTCAAGACATGGTTGCATCGTTGATCCATAAACGAGAGCCATGA